One genomic segment of Scylla paramamosain isolate STU-SP2022 chromosome 9, ASM3559412v1, whole genome shotgun sequence includes these proteins:
- the LOC135103271 gene encoding uncharacterized protein LOC135103271 has protein sequence MVWCHLPKGSLSPLRNLPPPDNFDITSQDSGYSESGKKVDEDCFSVPISCAPRKLNLDLSPAKTQLAVSPVKPVTVVTSTTLSSTAGSNATAVTTTTATTTITTVTTTQEAPTDASTEGGRPFKKFSSLTKGEEDDAILMDLMNEVAPQDDKPLGFSNLLVAPIVPAKASPPPKAASRPSIRRCLSMIDTTPTSSRVLKPASVQSENTSSFKRPEPPSDICTTDTKRRKLDVPSEQLSPITSNAPTTTQQESAPYDTEASVCPRTQPILPAEFQAKVSSLSLREIHLHNESFKQEL, from the exons ATGGTGTGGTGTCACCTTCCAAAAGGCAGTTTATCTCCCCTCAGAAACCTTCCCCCCCCTGACAACTTTGACATAACATCTCAAGACAGTGGCTACTCTGAGAGTGGCAAAAAGGTGGACGAGGACTG TTTCAGTGTTCCAATCAGCTGTGCGCCACGCAAGCTCAACCTTGATCTGTCTCCAGCCAAAACACAATTGGCAGTCTCTCCAGTGAAGCCAGTTACTGTAGTCACCTCTACCACATTGTCATCAACAGCAGGTTCTAATGCTACTGCTGTTACCACTACAACCGCtaccacaaccattaccacaGTAACCACCACACAGGAAGCCCCTACAGATGCTTCTACTGAAGGTGGAAGACCATTCAAAAAGTTTTCCTCACTCACCAAGGGTGAAGAGGATGATGCCATCCTGATGGATCTCATGAATGAAGTTGCACCCCAAGATGATAAGCCACTGGGTTTCTCAAACTTGTTGGTAGCCCCCATAGTGCCAGCTAAGGCGTCCCCACCACCCAAAGCTGCATCCCGCCCCTCCATCAGGCGCTGCCTCTCCATGATTGACACAACCCCTACTTCCTCTCGG GTATTGAAGCCAGCATCTGTCCAGTCTGAGAACACTTCTTCCTTCAAGCGACCAGAGCCCCCGTCAGACATCTGCACCACTGACACCAAACGCCGAAAGTTGGATGTACCCAGTGAGCAGCTCTCTCCAATCACATCCAACGCTCCAACCACTACACAGCAGGAGTCAGCCCCTTATGACACTGAGGCAAGTGTCTGCCCCAGAACCCAGCCCATCCTCCCAGCAGAATTCCAAGCCAAAGTTTCATCGCTGTCACTCAGAGAGATACATTTACACAATGAAAGCTTTAAACAAGAGTtgtaa